The following are from one region of the Anaeropeptidivorans aminofermentans genome:
- a CDS encoding undecaprenyl-diphosphate phosphatase → MTVIQGIILGIIQGLSEFLPISSSGHLLLTQNIFGIEGELMAFDIFLHLGTLIPVLVVFRDDIISLIKNPFQKMTFLLIIATLPAVAVTIFFGDFIDMLFAGGPYLAIGFIITGILLTISDKKKDGRKSEKDITYSDALIVGCVQAIAIMPGISRSGSTITGSIFRGFDKKTAASFSFLMSIPAILGATALQILKFFKGELNLDNFYVVPAIAGFFAAMISGYIAIRFMLELIRKKKLRYFSVYVYILAALILIDTFFVHYIF, encoded by the coding sequence ATGACAGTAATACAAGGAATTATTTTGGGTATTATTCAGGGGCTTTCAGAATTTTTGCCAATATCCAGCTCAGGACACCTTTTGCTTACTCAGAATATTTTCGGAATTGAAGGAGAGCTCATGGCTTTTGATATTTTCCTTCATTTGGGAACCCTTATTCCGGTTCTTGTAGTTTTTAGAGACGATATTATCAGCCTCATTAAAAATCCGTTCCAGAAGATGACTTTTCTTCTTATTATTGCCACATTGCCTGCGGTTGCGGTTACCATTTTTTTTGGCGATTTTATAGATATGCTTTTTGCGGGGGGGCCGTATCTTGCTATAGGCTTCATTATAACAGGGATTCTTCTTACCATTTCAGATAAGAAAAAGGACGGCAGAAAATCAGAAAAAGACATTACATATTCTGATGCACTTATTGTAGGCTGTGTACAGGCCATTGCAATAATGCCCGGAATATCCCGTTCAGGAAGCACTATCACAGGGTCTATTTTCCGTGGGTTCGATAAGAAAACGGCAGCTTCCTTCTCATTTTTAATGTCCATACCTGCTATTTTAGGAGCAACAGCCTTGCAAATACTGAAATTCTTCAAGGGTGAGCTAAATTTAGATAATTTTTATGTGGTTCCGGCCATAGCAGGCTTTTTTGCGGCTATGATTTCAGGCTATATCGCCATACGGTTTATGCTTGAATTAATAAGGAAGAAAAAATTAAGATATTTTTCTGTTTATGTCTATATATTAGCTGCTTTGATTCTAATTGATACATTCTTTGTTCACTATATATTTTAA
- a CDS encoding DEAD/DEAH box helicase: MNTKKFQEMNLSLSVLKAIEDLGYEEATPIQSQSIDLIMKGRDVLGQSQTGTGKTAAFGIPCVELTDPDDRRLQSLVLCPTRELAIQVSEEIRKLLKYKDNVRVLPIYGGQPIDRQITALKKGAQIVIGTPGRVMDHMRRHTLKMDNVKIVILDEADEMLDMGFREDIETILDKIDSNRQTVLFSATMPKGILELTGEYQKDAVKISIAPKELTVPSIYQGYFEVREHNKMEALCRVYDLNNPELALVFCNTKKKVDEIVGILQGRGYLAEALHGDLKQQQRDIVMKKFRNRTLEILVATDVAARGIDVDDIDIVFNYDLPQDEEYYIHRIGRTGRAGKSGKAFTFVVGKEIYKLKDIMRHTNAKISREKLPSSGDIEQVKHNAFIEEIKNTLYKGQLTKYINLAETIISENDITAMDLASALLKMSLFEEVKEEYSDFDVEYSYEKESERFKSPKQKTDKSGKKLTDKNMVRIFINIGKSDGVRAKDIVGALANEGGLSGKSIGNVDIYNDFTFVDIPKKEAHDTIKRMKSTRIKNKKVNLEIAKKK, from the coding sequence ATGAACACAAAAAAATTTCAAGAAATGAACCTGTCTTTATCCGTTTTAAAAGCCATTGAGGATTTAGGCTATGAAGAAGCAACCCCTATTCAAAGCCAATCCATCGACCTTATTATGAAAGGCCGAGACGTTTTAGGCCAATCTCAGACAGGTACGGGCAAAACCGCAGCTTTCGGAATTCCCTGTGTAGAATTAACAGACCCTGATGACAGAAGGCTGCAATCTTTAGTACTCTGCCCTACTCGTGAGCTTGCTATACAGGTAAGCGAAGAAATAAGGAAGCTTCTTAAATATAAAGATAATGTACGAGTTCTTCCTATATACGGCGGCCAGCCTATAGACAGGCAGATTACTGCCCTTAAAAAAGGCGCTCAAATCGTCATAGGAACCCCTGGGCGCGTTATGGACCATATGAGAAGGCATACCCTTAAAATGGATAACGTTAAAATTGTTATTCTTGATGAAGCTGATGAAATGCTCGATATGGGCTTCAGAGAAGATATAGAAACTATTTTAGATAAAATAGACTCTAACCGCCAGACTGTATTATTTTCAGCCACCATGCCAAAAGGCATCTTAGAGCTTACGGGAGAATATCAAAAGGATGCCGTAAAAATAAGCATCGCCCCCAAGGAGCTTACAGTTCCTTCCATATATCAAGGTTATTTTGAAGTAAGAGAGCATAACAAAATGGAAGCCCTTTGCAGAGTCTATGACCTTAATAATCCTGAACTTGCACTTGTTTTCTGCAATACAAAAAAGAAGGTTGACGAGATTGTAGGCATTCTTCAGGGCCGTGGATATTTGGCTGAAGCCCTGCACGGAGATTTAAAGCAGCAGCAAAGAGATATTGTAATGAAGAAATTCAGGAACAGAACCCTTGAAATTCTTGTTGCTACAGACGTTGCCGCAAGAGGAATAGACGTTGATGATATTGATATCGTTTTCAATTACGATCTTCCCCAGGACGAAGAATATTACATTCACAGAATAGGACGAACAGGAAGAGCCGGAAAATCCGGTAAAGCCTTTACCTTTGTCGTAGGCAAGGAAATATATAAGCTTAAAGACATCATGCGCCATACAAACGCTAAAATTTCAAGAGAAAAACTTCCCTCTTCAGGCGATATTGAGCAGGTAAAACATAATGCATTTATTGAAGAGATAAAAAATACACTTTATAAAGGCCAGCTTACAAAATATATCAATTTGGCCGAAACAATTATATCGGAAAATGATATCACTGCAATGGATTTAGCGTCAGCCCTTTTAAAAATGAGTCTTTTTGAAGAAGTAAAGGAAGAATATTCGGATTTTGATGTTGAGTATTCCTATGAAAAGGAAAGCGAGAGGTTTAAGAGCCCAAAACAAAAAACCGATAAATCCGGTAAGAAGCTTACGGATAAAAACATGGTAAGAATTTTCATAAACATAGGAAAATCAGACGGTGTAAGGGCTAAAGACATCGTCGGAGCCTTGGCAAATGAAGGCGGCCTTTCAGGAAAATCCATAGGTAATGTAGATATATACAATGATTTCACCTTTGTTGACATCCCCAAAAAGGAAGCGCACGATACGATAAAGCGTATGAAAAGTACAAGAATTAAGAATAAGAAAGTTAATTTGGAGATTGCCAAAAAAAAGTAA
- a CDS encoding tRNA (cytidine(34)-2'-O)-methyltransferase: MNIVLLEPEIPFNTGNIGRTCVSSNTKLHLIKPLGFSVDDKHLKRSGLDYWQDLNVSYYENFEDFLEKNNYPKIYMATTKARHIYTEVQYEYDSYIMFGKESAGIPEEILVKYPDTSIRIPMDEKYRSLNLSTSVAIVLYEALRQQNFKSLLFEGNLHRLKWD; encoded by the coding sequence ATGAATATCGTGCTTCTTGAGCCTGAAATACCCTTTAACACCGGAAATATAGGGCGTACCTGCGTTTCTTCCAATACAAAGCTTCACCTGATAAAGCCCCTTGGCTTCAGCGTAGACGATAAGCATTTGAAACGTTCCGGCCTTGATTACTGGCAGGACCTTAATGTAAGTTATTATGAAAATTTTGAAGATTTTCTTGAAAAAAACAATTATCCTAAAATTTATATGGCAACCACAAAAGCAAGGCATATCTATACGGAAGTACAGTATGAGTATGATTCATACATTATGTTTGGCAAGGAAAGCGCAGGAATCCCGGAGGAAATCCTTGTAAAATATCCCGATACATCCATAAGGATTCCCATGGACGAAAAATACAGATCCCTTAATCTTTCTACCTCTGTTGCCATCGTTTTATATGAAGCTTTAAGACAGCAGAATTTTAAATCTTTACTTTTTGAAGGCAATTTGCATAGGCTTAAATGGGATTAA
- a CDS encoding Fur family transcriptional regulator — protein sequence MINVAEKLKEKHLKVTPQRLAIYNMLLNTHEHPSVETIYKSLEESHPAMSLATVYKTLDTFKKKGLVQELNVGEDSFRYDATCEFHPHFICEKCHTVVDLQSVEELGPIIESLNEKNNFLIKREQMYFYGICSDCLNK from the coding sequence ATGATTAATGTTGCTGAAAAGCTGAAGGAGAAGCATCTGAAAGTCACTCCCCAAAGACTTGCCATTTATAACATGCTTCTTAATACCCACGAACATCCAAGTGTTGAAACCATCTATAAATCCTTGGAAGAAAGTCACCCTGCTATGAGCCTTGCCACAGTTTATAAAACCCTTGACACCTTTAAGAAAAAGGGCCTCGTTCAGGAACTTAATGTCGGCGAAGACAGCTTCCGTTATGATGCAACATGCGAATTTCATCCTCATTTTATATGTGAAAAATGTCATACTGTTGTTGATCTTCAATCCGTAGAGGAATTGGGGCCTATTATTGAATCTTTAAACGAAAAAAATAATTTTCTCATTAAAAGAGAGCAAATGTATTTTTACGGTATCTGCAGTGACTGCCTTAATAAATAA